The Streptomyces camelliae genome window below encodes:
- a CDS encoding amino acid permease, with translation MVRIRAGEGILRRKPIEHIEETEVREGPRLDRSLGLWQLTAIGVGGIIGAGIFTLAGTVANGTAGPAVLVSFLIAGVASACAALSYAEFAGLIPKAGSAYTYGYAVLGEFAGWFIGWDLLLEYTAIVAVVAIGISGYFSFLVQEMGANLPHWMLGAPGTGDGHRVDLFAVVLCLLIAWLLNLGIRSAARFETLVVALKVLVVLLVIGVGVFHIDSANYHPFFPYGIGGAFTGAATVFFAVFGYDAMSTAAEESKDAQRHMPKAIIYSLAISMVLYVAACLVLTGMQNYRHINKESGFATAFKSVGLNALADVIAVGAIIGILTVMFTFMLGVTRVWFSMSRDGLLPKWFAKTHPTRHVPTRVTWIVGAGSAAIAGFVPIGSAAELTNIGILLAFVVVCTAVIVLRYRQPDLPRTFRTPWMPVVPALGVVFSIWLITYLMWETWVRFAVWFVIGCVIYFRYSYRHSALAERAPAA, from the coding sequence ATGGTCAGGATCCGCGCGGGCGAAGGCATTCTCCGGCGCAAACCCATCGAGCACATCGAGGAGACGGAGGTCCGCGAGGGCCCCCGGCTGGACCGGTCGCTGGGCCTGTGGCAGCTCACCGCGATCGGCGTCGGCGGCATCATCGGCGCCGGCATCTTCACGCTGGCCGGCACGGTGGCCAACGGCACGGCCGGACCGGCGGTGCTGGTGTCGTTCCTGATCGCCGGTGTCGCGAGCGCGTGCGCGGCGCTGTCGTACGCCGAGTTCGCCGGGCTGATCCCGAAGGCGGGGTCGGCGTACACCTATGGCTACGCGGTGCTCGGCGAGTTCGCCGGCTGGTTCATCGGCTGGGACCTGCTGCTGGAGTACACCGCGATCGTGGCGGTGGTGGCCATCGGCATCTCGGGCTACTTCAGCTTCCTGGTCCAGGAGATGGGCGCCAACCTGCCGCACTGGATGCTGGGCGCGCCCGGCACCGGCGACGGGCACCGGGTCGATCTGTTCGCGGTCGTGCTGTGCCTGCTGATCGCCTGGCTGCTGAACCTGGGCATCCGCAGCGCGGCCCGCTTCGAGACGCTCGTGGTGGCACTGAAGGTCCTCGTGGTGCTGCTGGTGATCGGGGTGGGCGTGTTCCACATCGACTCCGCGAACTATCACCCGTTCTTCCCGTACGGCATCGGCGGCGCCTTCACCGGCGCGGCCACGGTGTTCTTCGCGGTGTTCGGCTACGACGCGATGTCGACGGCGGCCGAGGAGTCGAAGGACGCCCAGCGGCACATGCCGAAGGCGATCATCTACTCGCTGGCGATCTCGATGGTGCTGTACGTGGCGGCCTGTCTGGTCCTGACGGGCATGCAGAACTACCGCCACATCAACAAGGAGAGCGGCTTCGCCACGGCGTTCAAGTCGGTGGGCCTGAACGCGCTGGCGGACGTGATCGCGGTGGGCGCCATCATCGGCATCCTCACCGTGATGTTCACGTTCATGCTGGGCGTGACGCGGGTGTGGTTCTCCATGTCCCGCGACGGGCTGCTGCCCAAGTGGTTCGCGAAGACGCACCCGACCCGGCATGTGCCGACCCGGGTGACCTGGATCGTCGGGGCGGGCTCGGCGGCCATCGCCGGGTTCGTGCCGATCGGCTCGGCGGCCGAGCTGACCAACATCGGCATCCTGCTGGCGTTCGTCGTGGTGTGCACGGCGGTCATCGTGCTGCGCTACCGGCAGCCGGACCTGCCGCGCACCTTCCGCACGCCGTGGATGCCGGTCGTGCCCGCGCTGGGGGTCGTCTTCTCGATCTGGCTGATCACGTACCTGATGTGGGAGACGTGGGTGCGGTTCGCGGTGTGGTTCGTGATCGGCTGCGTGATCTACTTCCGCTACTCCTACCGGCACTCGGCGCTGGCCGAGCGGGCGCCCGCCGCCTGA
- a CDS encoding sigma-70 family RNA polymerase sigma factor, whose amino-acid sequence MTAATSLTRGTTTAEHELAALQREHGGPLFALLLRLCDGDRQRAEDLVQETLVRAWQHPEALHAEDFDSVRPWLLTVARRLAIDARRARQARPPEADGEVPETARVTADHAERAAAMLDVREAVKTLTPEHRDVLVLVYFLGASVAEAAQTLGVPPGTVKSRAYYALRALRRVLPGYAADLH is encoded by the coding sequence ATGACGGCCGCAACCTCACTCACCCGCGGGACGACGACCGCCGAACACGAACTGGCCGCGCTCCAGCGCGAGCACGGCGGCCCCCTGTTCGCCCTCCTGCTCCGGCTCTGCGACGGCGACCGGCAGCGCGCGGAGGACCTCGTCCAGGAGACGCTGGTGCGCGCCTGGCAGCACCCCGAGGCGCTGCACGCCGAGGACTTCGACTCGGTACGGCCCTGGCTGCTGACCGTCGCCCGGCGGCTCGCGATCGACGCCCGCAGGGCCCGCCAGGCGCGGCCCCCCGAGGCCGACGGCGAGGTCCCCGAGACCGCCCGGGTGACCGCCGATCACGCCGAACGGGCGGCCGCGATGCTCGATGTGCGCGAGGCTGTGAAGACCCTCACGCCGGAGCACCGTGACGTCCTTGTACTGGTGTACTTCCTCGGGGCCAGTGTGGCGGAAGCGGCGCAGACCCTGGGCGTGCCACCCGGTACCGTGAAGTCCCGCGCGTACTACGCGCTGCGCGCGCTGCGCCGGGTCCTGCCGGGTTACGCGGCCGACCTGCACTGA
- a CDS encoding zf-HC2 domain-containing protein produces the protein MRSQERHRDVGAYALGVLDEADAFRFEDHLMECPRCAAQVTEFGPAARQLMLYRRTTPRFVHPMAQPGTRLLERLLGDVARRRRAGRRRFLYGLAASVVLAVAGSGLMAFTGHDAAAAHVTAATDPRTGVWAEVTADDGDTGSRLLLRVQDHTGPHTCRLVVVGRDGSEQIAGTWTETGRDTGTVTAQGASPLRPDQIARYDVRTADGQRLVSVQAP, from the coding sequence ATGAGGTCCCAGGAAAGGCATCGCGATGTCGGCGCGTACGCGCTCGGCGTGCTGGACGAGGCGGACGCCTTCCGCTTCGAGGACCACCTCATGGAGTGCCCTCGGTGCGCGGCACAGGTGACCGAATTCGGCCCTGCCGCACGGCAGTTGATGCTGTACCGCCGGACCACGCCGCGCTTCGTGCACCCCATGGCACAGCCCGGTACCCGGCTGCTGGAACGGCTGCTCGGCGACGTCGCCCGCCGCCGGCGGGCGGGCCGGCGGCGTTTCCTGTACGGCCTGGCCGCCTCCGTGGTGCTGGCCGTGGCCGGCTCCGGCCTGATGGCCTTCACCGGGCATGACGCGGCGGCCGCGCACGTCACCGCGGCGACCGATCCGCGGACCGGGGTGTGGGCCGAGGTCACGGCCGACGACGGGGACACCGGCAGCCGGCTGCTGCTGCGGGTCCAGGACCACACCGGCCCGCACACCTGCCGGCTCGTCGTCGTGGGCCGCGACGGCTCCGAACAGATCGCCGGCACCTGGACCGAGACCGGCCGCGACACCGGCACCGTCACCGCGCAGGGCGCTTCCCCGCTGCGCCCTGACCAGATCGCCCGCTACGACGTGCGCACCGCCGACGGTCAGCGTCTGGTGTCCGTCCAGGCACCCTGA
- a CDS encoding Fpg/Nei family DNA glycosylase, with the protein MPELPEVEALRDFLTEHLVGHEVVRVLPVAISVLKTYDPPLGAFEGSEVTAVHRHGKFLDIAGSTGLHLVTHLARAGWLQWKDRLPDGPPKPGKGPLALRVALETGAGFDLTEAGTQKRLAVYVVHDPRQIEGIARLGPDPLADGFDEGRFAALLTGERRQLKGALRDQSLIAGVGNAYSDEILHAAKMSPFKLASSLTPEETRRLYGALRTTLTEAVERSRGVAAGRLKAEKKSGLRVHGRTGEPCPVCGDTIREVSFSDSSLQYCPTCQTGGKPLADRRLSRLLK; encoded by the coding sequence ATGCCGGAACTGCCCGAGGTGGAAGCCCTCCGGGACTTCCTGACCGAGCACCTGGTCGGCCACGAGGTCGTCCGGGTGCTGCCGGTCGCGATCAGCGTCCTGAAGACGTACGACCCTCCCCTCGGGGCGTTCGAGGGCAGCGAGGTCACCGCCGTGCACCGGCACGGGAAGTTCCTCGACATCGCAGGGAGCACCGGCCTGCACCTGGTCACCCATCTGGCCCGCGCGGGCTGGCTCCAGTGGAAGGACCGGCTGCCGGACGGCCCGCCCAAGCCGGGCAAGGGCCCGCTCGCCCTGCGGGTGGCGCTGGAGACCGGCGCGGGCTTCGACCTCACCGAGGCCGGCACCCAGAAACGGCTCGCGGTGTACGTCGTCCACGACCCGCGGCAGATCGAGGGCATCGCCCGGCTCGGCCCGGACCCGCTCGCCGACGGCTTCGACGAAGGCCGCTTCGCCGCGCTGCTCACGGGCGAGCGGCGGCAGCTGAAGGGGGCCCTGCGGGATCAGTCCCTGATCGCGGGCGTCGGCAACGCCTACAGCGACGAGATCCTGCACGCCGCGAAGATGTCCCCGTTCAAGCTGGCCTCCTCGCTCACCCCGGAGGAGACCCGTCGGCTCTACGGGGCGCTGCGCACCACGCTCACCGAGGCGGTCGAGCGCTCCCGGGGAGTGGCCGCGGGGCGGCTGAAGGCGGAGAAGAAGAGCGGGCTGCGCGTCCACGGCCGTACCGGCGAGCCCTGCCCGGTGTGCGGTGACACGATCCGCGAGGTCTCCTTCAGCGACTCCTCGCTCCAGTACTGCCCCACCTGCCAGACGGGCGGCAAGCCGCTGGCCGACCGCAGGCTGTCCCGGCTGCTGAAGTGA
- a CDS encoding SpoIIE family protein phosphatase — MADRGASALSLPADWPAHPDPILALNRMGTFDWDLDAGLFHMDAQAYTIFDLRPEEYDGRAESLTVRVPQPEAARMDAVVAQAIKDGSENYGGYFRIRCRDGTLRWTHTQGYIRRDETGRPRRVVGILRDATEELADSSARSLRAAQDEAFRQQTNIVQAVSAALAHARTVQDVIDVLKDTHGVRHLGAASLVMGLVEAGRIRLVAEGPAYASVPGTKVTRIEEPYPMGEVVRTLLPRFIESPEEFAEGYPILWPHLTDLHITSAAYLPLIAQARPIGAMGLLYSDRRGFSAEERAVLVALGSSIAQSLQRAMLYEQEKDLAQGLQQAMLPRTIPSVRGADVAVRYRAATAGGALGRDIGGDWYDLIPLPGGRVGAVIGDVQGHDTHAAAVMGQLRIVLRAYAAEGHTPATVMARASVFLYELDTDRFATCLYAEADLATGVVQAVRAGHIDPLIRHTDGTCRRAPVHGGLPLGLSAEFGRLEYPVSTLELDPGHTLLLCTDGLVERPGADLDDGMRGLEAHISEGPDDVRALADRLIQLAEERGGDDDVALLLLRRRVPEAPRAGGRLQQHVAPGDSEALVQARHMVRAAVRAWDAGARADEIELVADELVTNVLLHTEGSAIVTLRVLDGSDRRLRIEVEDSSSALPRRRDAGEDGVSGRGLLLVDLLTDVWGVEARGGGKAVWCEFLTPGPA, encoded by the coding sequence ATGGCTGATCGGGGAGCGAGTGCCCTGTCACTCCCGGCGGACTGGCCCGCCCACCCGGACCCGATCCTGGCGCTCAACCGTATGGGCACCTTCGACTGGGACCTGGACGCGGGACTGTTCCACATGGACGCCCAGGCCTACACGATCTTCGATCTGCGGCCCGAGGAGTACGACGGCCGTGCCGAGTCCCTCACCGTCCGGGTGCCGCAGCCCGAGGCGGCCCGGATGGACGCCGTGGTGGCCCAGGCCATCAAGGACGGCAGCGAGAACTACGGCGGCTACTTCCGCATCCGCTGCCGCGACGGCACCCTCCGCTGGACCCACACCCAGGGCTACATCCGGCGCGACGAGACCGGCCGCCCCCGCCGGGTCGTCGGCATCCTCCGCGACGCCACCGAGGAACTGGCCGACAGCAGCGCCCGCAGCCTGCGCGCCGCCCAGGACGAGGCGTTCCGCCAGCAGACGAACATCGTCCAGGCCGTCTCCGCCGCCCTCGCCCACGCCCGCACCGTCCAGGACGTCATCGACGTCCTCAAGGACACCCACGGCGTCCGCCATCTCGGCGCGGCCAGCCTGGTGATGGGCCTGGTGGAGGCCGGCCGGATCCGGCTCGTCGCCGAGGGCCCCGCCTACGCCTCCGTGCCCGGCACCAAGGTCACCCGGATCGAGGAGCCGTACCCGATGGGCGAGGTCGTGCGCACGCTCCTGCCGCGCTTCATCGAGTCGCCCGAGGAGTTCGCCGAGGGCTACCCGATCCTCTGGCCGCACCTCACCGACCTGCACATCACCTCGGCCGCCTATCTCCCGCTGATCGCCCAGGCCCGCCCGATCGGCGCCATGGGCCTGCTCTACAGCGACCGGCGCGGCTTCTCCGCCGAGGAGCGCGCCGTCCTGGTCGCGCTCGGCAGCAGCATCGCGCAGAGCCTGCAGCGGGCCATGCTCTACGAGCAGGAGAAGGACCTCGCCCAGGGCCTGCAGCAGGCCATGCTGCCGCGCACCATCCCCAGCGTCCGCGGCGCCGACGTCGCCGTCCGCTACCGCGCCGCCACCGCCGGGGGCGCCCTCGGCCGGGACATCGGCGGCGACTGGTACGACCTGATCCCGCTGCCCGGCGGCCGGGTCGGCGCGGTCATCGGCGACGTCCAGGGCCATGACACCCACGCGGCGGCCGTCATGGGCCAGCTGCGGATCGTGCTGCGCGCCTACGCCGCCGAAGGGCACACCCCGGCCACCGTGATGGCCCGCGCCTCCGTCTTCCTGTACGAACTCGACACCGACCGCTTCGCCACCTGCCTGTACGCCGAGGCCGACCTGGCCACCGGAGTCGTACAGGCGGTGCGCGCCGGGCACATCGACCCGCTGATCCGGCACACCGACGGCACCTGCCGCCGGGCCCCGGTCCACGGCGGGCTGCCGCTCGGCCTGTCCGCCGAGTTCGGCCGGCTGGAGTACCCCGTCTCCACCCTCGAACTCGACCCCGGCCACACCCTGCTGCTGTGCACCGACGGCCTCGTCGAACGCCCCGGAGCCGACCTCGACGACGGCATGCGCGGCCTGGAGGCGCACATCAGCGAGGGCCCGGACGATGTCCGGGCCCTCGCCGACCGGCTGATCCAGCTCGCCGAGGAGCGCGGCGGCGACGACGACGTGGCGCTGCTCCTGCTGCGCCGCCGCGTCCCGGAGGCCCCCCGGGCCGGCGGCCGGCTCCAGCAGCACGTGGCCCCCGGCGATTCCGAGGCCCTCGTACAGGCCCGGCACATGGTCCGCGCCGCGGTCCGCGCCTGGGACGCCGGCGCGCGGGCCGACGAGATCGAGCTGGTCGCCGACGAGCTGGTCACCAACGTCCTGCTGCACACCGAGGGCTCCGCGATCGTCACCCTGCGGGTGCTGGACGGCAGCGACCGCAGGCTCCGTATCGAGGTCGAGGACTCCTCCAGCGCCCTGCCCCGCCGCCGTGACGCGGGGGAGGACGGCGTCTCCGGCCGCGGCCTGCTCCTGGTGGACCTGCTCACCGACGTGTGGGGCGTGGAGGCGCGCGGCGGCGGCAAGGCGGTGTGGTGCGAGTTCCTGACACCCGGGCCGGCCTGA
- a CDS encoding DUF6777 domain-containing protein → MRIPTGSIVTALVLAAALLVTGCIRPGVKEAPLGAEVYLQPAASQGPDPFTDSTATEPTVPQTPGPGTTGSIGPAVPDGPGSALSTGSVPAVPRAPTAAPPPGVGPTAPTVPASARRPALPAALPVVPLPAMRALPGGTPGLYSGTERVAGCDVERQIGYLTADRGRGGAFAGAAGISAPDLPGYLRGLTPVMLRADTRVTNHAYHAGQAAAYQAVLQAGTAVLVDNRGVPRVRCACGNPLGPPAPGHDRDGLGTRGTVWSGYRPGRVVAVTPAPRAVAGFTILDVATHTWIERRIGHDVRRDQVVPAPARTTTALPDPDPADTALTGTGPPYSLLPSPRPGTTAPSAPAPGLARRQNPPSLDLTLDPPYDIGPPDAPADASGG, encoded by the coding sequence GTGCGGATACCCACCGGATCCATCGTCACGGCCCTCGTCCTCGCGGCCGCGCTCCTCGTGACCGGCTGCATCCGCCCCGGCGTCAAGGAGGCCCCGCTGGGCGCGGAGGTCTACCTCCAGCCCGCCGCCTCCCAGGGGCCCGACCCCTTCACCGACTCCACGGCCACCGAGCCGACCGTGCCCCAGACTCCGGGCCCGGGCACCACGGGCTCCATCGGTCCTGCCGTTCCGGACGGACCCGGTTCCGCCCTTTCCACCGGCTCCGTCCCCGCCGTTCCCCGCGCCCCCACCGCCGCCCCACCCCCCGGCGTCGGCCCCACCGCTCCGACCGTCCCCGCATCCGCCCGGCGGCCGGCCCTCCCGGCCGCGCTGCCCGTCGTACCCCTGCCGGCGATGCGCGCGCTGCCGGGCGGGACGCCCGGCCTCTACAGCGGGACCGAGCGCGTCGCCGGCTGCGACGTCGAGCGGCAGATCGGGTATCTGACGGCGGACCGGGGCCGGGGCGGCGCCTTCGCCGGTGCGGCCGGGATCTCGGCGCCGGACCTGCCGGGCTATCTGCGCGGCCTGACCCCCGTCATGCTGCGCGCCGACACCCGGGTCACCAATCACGCCTACCATGCCGGGCAGGCGGCCGCCTACCAGGCCGTGCTCCAGGCCGGCACCGCCGTCCTCGTGGACAACCGGGGCGTGCCCCGGGTGCGCTGCGCCTGCGGCAACCCGCTGGGGCCGCCCGCACCGGGCCACGACCGCGACGGCCTCGGCACCCGCGGCACCGTCTGGTCCGGGTACCGGCCGGGCCGGGTCGTCGCGGTGACCCCGGCACCCCGCGCCGTCGCCGGCTTCACGATCCTCGACGTCGCGACGCACACCTGGATCGAGCGCCGCATCGGCCATGACGTCCGCCGCGACCAGGTCGTCCCCGCGCCCGCCCGGACCACCACCGCCCTGCCCGACCCGGACCCGGCGGACACGGCACTTACGGGCACGGGACCGCCGTACAGCCTGCTGCCCAGCCCGCGGCCGGGCACCACCGCGCCCTCCGCCCCGGCCCCCGGGCTGGCCCGCCGGCAGAACCCGCCGTCCCTCGATCTCACCCTGGACCCGCCCTACGACATCGGCCCGCCCGACGCCCCCGCCGATGCCTCCGGCGGCTGA
- a CDS encoding lipase maturation factor family protein, with amino-acid sequence MNWFTAPDYWLSRLVLQRALAALYLVAFLTAARQFRALLGERGMLPIPRFVALAPFKRAPSLFHLYYSDRFFAGCAWAGCAVSAALLAGADSLLPLWAGILLWLVPWALYLSIVNVGQTWYAFGWESLLLETGFLAAFLGNDQVAPPVVVLFLLRWILFRVEFGAGLIKLRGDACWRKLTCLYYHHETQPMPGPLSWFFHHLPKPLHRVEVAANHVTQLVVPVLLFTPQPIASAAAALMIATQLWLVLSGNFSWLNWITIVLALSALRIPGSAPSVPHTPLGYEIVVLALAALLLYLSYRPVTNMISRRQIMNRSFDPLHLVNTYGAFGSVSRVRYEVVVEGTLDDMPREDSDWREYEFRGKPGDTRHWPRQFAPYHLRLDWLMWFAALSPAYAGEWFGGLVERLLENDRDTLRLLRRSPFPPDTPPRYVRARLFLYRYTTWRELRETGACWERTYVREYLPPTRLAEVAQRS; translated from the coding sequence GTGAACTGGTTCACCGCTCCCGACTACTGGCTGAGCCGGCTGGTCCTCCAGCGGGCACTGGCCGCGCTGTACCTGGTCGCCTTCCTGACGGCGGCCCGGCAGTTCCGTGCCCTGCTGGGCGAGCGCGGCATGCTGCCGATCCCCCGCTTCGTGGCACTGGCCCCCTTCAAGCGGGCCCCGAGCCTGTTCCATCTGTACTACTCGGACCGCTTCTTCGCGGGCTGCGCCTGGGCGGGCTGCGCGGTGTCGGCGGCCCTGCTCGCCGGGGCGGACTCCCTGCTGCCGCTGTGGGCCGGGATCCTGCTGTGGCTGGTGCCGTGGGCGCTGTATCTGTCGATCGTGAACGTGGGCCAGACCTGGTACGCGTTCGGCTGGGAGTCGCTGCTGCTGGAGACGGGTTTCCTGGCCGCGTTCCTCGGCAACGACCAGGTCGCGCCGCCGGTCGTGGTGCTGTTCCTGCTGCGCTGGATCCTGTTCCGGGTGGAGTTCGGCGCCGGTCTGATCAAGCTGCGCGGCGACGCGTGCTGGCGCAAGCTGACCTGCCTGTACTACCACCACGAGACCCAGCCCATGCCGGGCCCGCTGAGCTGGTTCTTCCACCATCTGCCCAAGCCGCTGCACCGCGTCGAGGTCGCCGCGAACCACGTCACGCAACTCGTCGTGCCGGTCCTGCTGTTCACCCCGCAGCCGATCGCCTCGGCCGCCGCCGCGCTGATGATCGCCACCCAGCTGTGGCTGGTGCTGTCCGGCAACTTCTCCTGGCTGAACTGGATCACCATCGTGCTGGCCCTGTCGGCGCTCCGGATCCCCGGCTCCGCACCGTCCGTACCGCACACACCCCTCGGGTACGAGATCGTGGTGCTCGCGCTCGCCGCGCTGCTGCTGTACCTGAGCTACCGCCCGGTGACGAACATGATCTCCCGGCGCCAAATCATGAACCGCTCCTTCGACCCGCTGCACCTGGTGAACACCTACGGCGCGTTCGGCAGCGTCAGCCGGGTCCGCTACGAGGTGGTGGTCGAGGGCACGCTGGACGACATGCCGCGCGAGGACTCGGACTGGCGGGAGTACGAGTTCCGGGGCAAGCCCGGGGACACCCGGCACTGGCCGCGCCAGTTCGCGCCGTACCACCTGCGGCTGGACTGGCTGATGTGGTTCGCGGCGCTGTCCCCCGCCTATGCCGGTGAGTGGTTCGGCGGTCTGGTGGAGCGGCTGCTGGAGAACGACCGCGACACGCTACGCCTCCTGCGCCGCTCCCCCTTCCCGCCGGACACGCCGCCCCGCTATGTCCGGGCCCGCCTCTTCCTCTACCGCTACACCACCTGGCGCGAACTGCGGGAGACGGGGGCGTGCTGGGAGCGGACGTACGTGCGCGAGTATCTCCCGCCGACGCGGCTGGCAGAGGTGGCTCAGAGGTCGTAG
- a CDS encoding amidohydrolase family protein: MTVDAHHHVWDLSVRDQDWIPHHSPLRRDFGLADLEPEARAAGVTRTVLVQTVTVPEETPEFLALADAHDLVAGVVGWTDLTRPGIAEELSRLRELPGGTHLKGIRHQVQGEPDPRWLLRLDVLRGLRAIADAGLVYDLVILPHQLPACAEVAASLPQLTFVLDHLGKPPIASGALEPWATDLRSLAALPNTVCKLSGMVTEADPASWTVADLRPYAETVLDAFGPDRLMFGSDWPVCTTAGTYGEVLDATVQLIGPADRTRILETTATRVYDL, encoded by the coding sequence GTGACCGTCGACGCCCACCACCACGTGTGGGACCTCTCGGTGCGGGACCAGGACTGGATCCCGCACCACAGCCCGCTCAGGCGCGACTTCGGCCTCGCCGACCTCGAACCCGAGGCGCGCGCGGCCGGAGTCACCCGCACCGTCCTCGTCCAGACGGTCACCGTGCCCGAGGAGACCCCGGAGTTCCTGGCCCTGGCCGACGCGCACGACCTCGTCGCCGGCGTCGTCGGCTGGACCGACCTGACGCGCCCCGGCATCGCCGAGGAACTGTCCCGGCTGCGCGAACTCCCGGGCGGCACCCACCTGAAGGGCATCCGGCACCAGGTGCAGGGCGAGCCCGACCCGCGGTGGCTGCTGCGCCTGGACGTCCTGAGGGGCCTGAGGGCGATCGCGGACGCCGGCCTCGTCTACGACCTCGTCATCCTACCGCACCAGCTCCCCGCCTGCGCCGAGGTGGCCGCGTCCCTGCCTCAACTGACCTTCGTCCTCGACCACTTGGGCAAGCCCCCGATCGCATCCGGGGCCCTCGAACCCTGGGCCACCGACCTGCGCTCCCTCGCCGCCCTGCCCAACACCGTCTGCAAACTCTCCGGCATGGTCACGGAGGCCGACCCCGCCTCCTGGACCGTCGCCGACCTGCGCCCGTACGCCGAGACCGTCCTGGACGCCTTCGGGCCGGACCGCCTGATGTTCGGCTCGGACTGGCCGGTGTGCACGACCGCCGGAACGTACGGGGAAGTCCTCGACGCGACCGTCCAGTTGATCGGCCCGGCCGATCGCACCCGCATCCTGGAGACCACCGCCACCCGCGTCTACGACCTCTGA
- a CDS encoding L-rhamnose mutarotase, which translates to MRVALHTKVRGDRIADYEAAHREVPTELTDAIRAAGVTSWTIWRWGSPRASEAERGGGTDLFHLLECADYARLLAELEHLPVNVAWQARMAELLDVVHDYSGEGADAALPVVRELP; encoded by the coding sequence ATGAGAGTCGCCCTGCACACCAAGGTCCGTGGCGACCGGATCGCCGACTACGAGGCCGCCCACCGGGAGGTCCCGACGGAACTCACCGATGCCATCCGGGCCGCCGGTGTCACCTCCTGGACGATCTGGCGATGGGGGTCCCCCCGCGCGAGCGAAGCCGAGCGTGGGGGAGGTACTGACCTGTTCCATCTGCTGGAGTGCGCGGACTACGCCCGCCTGCTCGCCGAACTGGAACACCTTCCGGTGAACGTGGCCTGGCAGGCCCGCATGGCCGAGCTGCTCGACGTCGTGCACGACTACTCCGGCGAAGGCGCCGACGCCGCACTGCCCGTCGTCCGGGAGCTGCCGTGA
- a CDS encoding aldo/keto reductase produces MRRLGRSGVEVTPLGFGAASIGNLYTALDDRQAHDTVAAAWQRGIRYFDTAPHYGLGLSERRLGAALRDHDRAAYTVSTKAGRRLEPADDADGTGDDLAHGFAVPATHRRVWDFSADGVRRSLEASLTRLGLDRVDIVYLHDPDDHAEQAFQEGYPALEKLRGEGVVGAIGAGMNQTEMLTRFVRDTDVDVVLCAGRYTLLDRSAATALLPLAAERGVSVVLGGVFNSGLLADPRPDATYNYGQAPDELLARAVRMKTVAERHGTTLRAAALAFSAAHPAVACVLTGPRSAAEVHDCADQFAARVPVEFWQELRESGLLRTEEGPS; encoded by the coding sequence GTGAGACGGCTCGGCCGCAGCGGCGTCGAGGTCACCCCCCTCGGCTTCGGCGCCGCCTCGATCGGCAACCTCTACACCGCGCTGGACGACCGGCAGGCGCACGACACCGTGGCCGCCGCCTGGCAGCGCGGCATCCGCTACTTCGACACCGCCCCGCACTACGGCCTCGGCCTGTCCGAACGCCGGCTCGGCGCGGCCCTGCGGGATCACGACCGCGCCGCCTACACGGTCTCCACCAAGGCCGGCCGCCGCCTCGAACCCGCCGACGACGCCGACGGCACCGGCGACGACCTGGCGCACGGCTTCGCCGTACCCGCGACCCACCGGCGCGTGTGGGACTTCAGCGCCGACGGCGTCCGCCGCTCCCTGGAGGCCAGCCTCACCCGGCTCGGCCTGGACCGCGTCGACATCGTGTATCTGCACGACCCCGACGACCACGCCGAACAGGCCTTCCAGGAGGGCTATCCGGCCCTGGAGAAGCTGCGCGGCGAGGGCGTGGTGGGCGCGATCGGCGCGGGCATGAACCAGACGGAGATGCTCACCCGGTTCGTCCGCGACACCGACGTGGACGTGGTTCTGTGCGCGGGCCGGTACACCCTGCTCGACCGGAGCGCCGCCACCGCACTGCTGCCGCTGGCCGCCGAGCGCGGGGTGTCGGTGGTCCTCGGCGGGGTCTTCAACTCGGGTCTGCTGGCCGACCCGAGACCCGATGCGACGTACAACTACGGCCAGGCCCCCGATGAGTTGCTTGCGCGGGCCGTGCGGATGAAGACGGTCGCCGAACGGCACGGCACCACCCTGCGCGCCGCCGCACTGGCCTTCTCCGCCGCCCACCCGGCCGTCGCCTGCGTGCTGACCGGACCCCGTTCCGCAGCCGAAGTCCACGACTGTGCCGACCAGTTCGCGGCCCGCGTCCCGGTGGAATTCTGGCAGGAGCTGCGGGAGTCAGGCCTCCTGCGCACCGAGGAGGGTCCGTCATGA